In Sorghum bicolor cultivar BTx623 chromosome 8, Sorghum_bicolor_NCBIv3, whole genome shotgun sequence, one genomic interval encodes:
- the LOC8064080 gene encoding uncharacterized protein LOC8064080 isoform X1, translating to MEQGQGGRRRQIPAFGRWNQHSDDDDVPITHYFESAVQAGLLVRPGGHCYHAAAAGELVLFRSSASPPPHKPAKKVRSTTTMESNGHHQQLEAGSRRQPQRQEAFVAGDGGSRAAARPRRPRVVRAAVDEDLYKVPSDMLRKKKGRKHVRSMWMGCVGLNCVA from the exons ATGGAG CAGGGGCAAGGAGGGAGGAGGCGGCAGATCCCGGCGTTCGGGAGGTGGAACCAGcacagcgacgacgacgacgtgccCATCACGCACTACTTCGAGTCCGCGGTGCAGGCCGGCCTCCTCGTCAGGCCCGGTGGCCACTGctaccacgccgccgccgccggcgagctgGTGCTGTTCAGGTCCTCCGCCTCGCCGCCTCCACACAAGCCGGCCAAGAAG GTGCGGAGCACGACGACGATGGAGAGTAACGGTCACCACCAGCAGCTTGAGGCGGGGAGCAGGAGGCAACCGCAGCGGCAGGAGGCGTTCGTGGCCGGCGACGGCGGGTCCCGCGCGGCGGCGAGGCCGAGGAGGCCGCGGGTCGTTAGGGCGGCGGTGGACGAGGACCTGTACAAGGTGCCTTCCGATATGCTGCGCAAGAAGAAAGGG AGGAAGCATGTGAGGAGCATGTGGATGGGCTGCGTGGGCCTCAACTGCGTCGCCTGA
- the LOC8064080 gene encoding uncharacterized protein LOC8064080 isoform X2, protein MEGQGGRRRQIPAFGRWNQHSDDDDVPITHYFESAVQAGLLVRPGGHCYHAAAAGELVLFRSSASPPPHKPAKKVRSTTTMESNGHHQQLEAGSRRQPQRQEAFVAGDGGSRAAARPRRPRVVRAAVDEDLYKVPSDMLRKKKGRKHVRSMWMGCVGLNCVA, encoded by the exons ATGGAG GGGCAAGGAGGGAGGAGGCGGCAGATCCCGGCGTTCGGGAGGTGGAACCAGcacagcgacgacgacgacgtgccCATCACGCACTACTTCGAGTCCGCGGTGCAGGCCGGCCTCCTCGTCAGGCCCGGTGGCCACTGctaccacgccgccgccgccggcgagctgGTGCTGTTCAGGTCCTCCGCCTCGCCGCCTCCACACAAGCCGGCCAAGAAG GTGCGGAGCACGACGACGATGGAGAGTAACGGTCACCACCAGCAGCTTGAGGCGGGGAGCAGGAGGCAACCGCAGCGGCAGGAGGCGTTCGTGGCCGGCGACGGCGGGTCCCGCGCGGCGGCGAGGCCGAGGAGGCCGCGGGTCGTTAGGGCGGCGGTGGACGAGGACCTGTACAAGGTGCCTTCCGATATGCTGCGCAAGAAGAAAGGG AGGAAGCATGTGAGGAGCATGTGGATGGGCTGCGTGGGCCTCAACTGCGTCGCCTGA